From a single Sinomonas atrocyanea genomic region:
- a CDS encoding TerD family protein, whose amino-acid sequence MASLTLSKGSNLSLTKADPGLTRAMVGLGWDPRTTAGEMFDLDASALLVSARGKVRSNDDFIFYNQLEAKDGSVVHQGDNRTGEGEGDDEQILIDLTKVAADVDKVVIVVSIDQAEARRQNFGMVRGAFCRVVNDVTGQEVVRYDLTEDAASETCMIFAEIYRHGGEWKFRAVGQGYASGLAGLATDFGVVLD is encoded by the coding sequence GTGGCAAGCCTCACCCTCAGCAAGGGCAGCAACCTCTCCCTGACCAAGGCCGACCCCGGCCTCACCCGCGCCATGGTGGGGCTCGGCTGGGACCCGCGCACCACAGCCGGGGAGATGTTCGACCTCGACGCGAGCGCCCTGCTCGTCTCGGCGCGCGGCAAGGTCCGCAGCAACGACGACTTCATCTTCTACAACCAGCTCGAGGCCAAGGACGGCTCGGTGGTCCACCAGGGCGACAACCGCACCGGCGAGGGCGAGGGCGACGACGAGCAGATCCTCATCGACCTGACCAAGGTGGCCGCCGACGTGGACAAGGTGGTCATCGTCGTCTCGATCGACCAGGCCGAGGCGCGGCGCCAGAACTTCGGCATGGTCCGCGGCGCGTTCTGCCGGGTGGTCAACGACGTCACCGGGCAGGAGGTGGTCCGCTACGACCTCACCGAGGACGCCGCGAGCGAGACCTGCATGATCTTCGCCGAGATCTACCGGCACGGTGGCGAATGGAAGTTCCGCGCGGTCGGCCAGGGCTACGCGAGCGGGCTGGCCGGCCTGGCGACCGACTTCGGCGTCGTCCTCGACTGA
- a CDS encoding DUF4194 domain-containing protein, translating into METAAEVTPRDAEVTAEDAEVMPEEPFVPGTALYDGDTGVLPLRVRHVLVRLLKGPYLDGGRDEKAWTTLLDHEDVLRSRLSELFLRLQIDHERTIAVLRPVDPELLGTASRATVLRQQRVLSRVETILLLRLRLLLDRHATAQTEPTVTLEELADVVAHYQPAEEQDALRDADTVNRAVAKLQARRLLIPTPLEDVYLISNALPLALPFENIGDVTRHLEAVAAAGPSRDGGPADDAGQAALGVDLAVGGEGAGEPGGRDRPDGADPLDDDPDPDAAVPGDDVAVPPGGLSGSDETEGLL; encoded by the coding sequence ATGGAGACAGCCGCCGAGGTCACGCCGCGGGACGCCGAGGTCACCGCGGAGGACGCCGAGGTCATGCCGGAGGAGCCATTCGTGCCGGGAACCGCCCTGTACGACGGCGACACGGGCGTCCTCCCGCTGCGGGTCCGCCACGTCCTGGTCCGCCTCCTGAAGGGTCCGTACCTCGACGGCGGCCGCGACGAGAAGGCCTGGACCACGCTCCTGGACCATGAGGACGTGCTGCGCTCGCGGCTGTCCGAGCTGTTCCTCCGCCTCCAGATCGACCACGAGCGCACGATCGCCGTGCTGCGGCCGGTGGACCCCGAGCTGCTGGGCACGGCGTCGCGCGCCACGGTCCTGCGGCAGCAGCGCGTGCTCAGCCGCGTCGAGACCATCCTGCTGCTGCGGCTCCGGCTGCTCCTCGACCGGCATGCCACGGCCCAGACCGAGCCGACGGTCACGCTCGAGGAGCTCGCCGACGTCGTGGCCCACTACCAGCCCGCCGAGGAGCAGGACGCGCTCCGCGATGCGGACACCGTCAACCGTGCGGTCGCCAAGCTCCAGGCCCGCCGCCTCCTCATCCCCACCCCGCTCGAGGACGTGTACCTCATCTCCAACGCCCTGCCGCTCGCCCTGCCGTTCGAGAACATCGGCGACGTCACCCGGCACCTCGAGGCCGTCGCCGCGGCGGGGCCCTCGCGGGACGGCGGTCCGGCGGACGACGCCGGCCAGGCCGCCCTGGGCGTGGACCTCGCCGTGGGCGGGGAGGGAGCGGGCGAGCCCGGGGGCCGGGACCGCCCCGACGGGGCCGACCCTCTCGACGACGACCCAGACCCTGACGCCGCGGTCCCAGGGGATGACGTCGCGGTCCCGCCGGGTGGCCTCAGCGGATCGGACGAGACGGAGGGGCTCCTGTGA
- a CDS encoding TerD family protein, whose protein sequence is MAGLTLSKGGNLSLTKTDPGLTKAIVGLGWDPRTTTGDAFDLDASALLVGANGKVRSDADFIFYNQKQTPDGSVTHLGDNRTGEGEGDDEQIQVELTKVAADVERIVVVVSIDQAKSRRQNFGMVRSAYCRIVNEGTNAEVVRYDLSEDAASETCMIFAELYRNAGEWKFKAVGQGYASGLAGVATDFGVNLG, encoded by the coding sequence ATGGCGGGACTGACCCTGAGCAAGGGCGGCAACCTCTCCCTGACCAAGACCGACCCCGGCCTCACCAAGGCCATCGTGGGGCTCGGCTGGGATCCGCGCACGACGACGGGCGACGCCTTCGACCTCGACGCGTCGGCGCTGCTCGTCGGAGCCAACGGGAAGGTCCGCTCCGACGCGGACTTCATCTTCTACAACCAGAAGCAGACCCCGGACGGGTCGGTGACCCATCTGGGCGACAACCGGACCGGCGAGGGCGAGGGCGACGACGAGCAGATCCAGGTCGAGCTGACCAAGGTGGCGGCCGACGTCGAGCGCATCGTCGTGGTGGTGAGCATCGACCAGGCCAAGAGCCGCCGGCAGAACTTCGGCATGGTCCGCTCGGCCTACTGCCGAATCGTCAACGAGGGCACGAACGCCGAGGTGGTCCGCTACGACCTCTCCGAGGACGCCGCGAGCGAGACCTGCATGATCTTCGCCGAGCTCTACCGCAACGCCGGCGAATGGAAGTTCAAGGCTGTCGGCCAGGGCTACGCGAGCGGCCTCGCCGGCGTCGCCACCGACTTCGGCGTGAACCTCGGCTGA
- a CDS encoding toxic anion resistance protein has translation MSISLTPPDPTESENALVLQAPEPAPVIQEEQAPGMVPVPAERQNEIATQAKAYVAEIAAMDSRSPEFQQKVEGLNRFAGREMVASSDASSRMLERSSTSLASAKKSNNSAQMYVASTLGELRTTVEDLTPNQELSTGRKILGFVPGGNRLARYFQRYESAQTQLDKIIKSLMAGQDALMKDNASLAQEKTNLWETMKQLSEYAVFAQELDRATVEKIEEVRRSGQAEHAQQLESDVLFPVRQRRQDILTQLAVSVQGYLAIDMIRKNNTELIKGVDRARTTTISALRTAVIVAQALANQKLVLDQIDAINTTTNNMILRTSEMLKDQTARIHQQASSSGVSVQTLEKAFANIYQTMDAIDTFRAQAAKSMESTVQALETGLEKSRPYIERVRRQEGNAD, from the coding sequence ATGTCCATCTCCCTGACCCCGCCGGACCCCACCGAGTCCGAGAACGCGCTCGTGCTGCAGGCGCCCGAGCCCGCCCCCGTCATCCAGGAGGAGCAGGCGCCGGGCATGGTCCCCGTCCCGGCCGAGCGCCAGAACGAGATCGCCACCCAGGCGAAGGCCTATGTGGCCGAGATCGCCGCGATGGACTCGCGCAGCCCGGAGTTCCAGCAGAAGGTCGAGGGCCTCAACCGGTTCGCCGGTCGGGAGATGGTCGCGTCCTCGGATGCCTCGAGCCGGATGCTCGAGCGTTCGAGCACCTCCCTCGCGAGCGCCAAGAAGTCGAACAACAGCGCGCAGATGTACGTCGCGTCCACGCTCGGCGAGCTGCGCACCACGGTCGAGGACCTCACTCCGAACCAGGAGCTGAGCACCGGCCGGAAGATCCTCGGCTTCGTGCCGGGCGGGAACAGGCTCGCCCGGTACTTCCAGCGCTACGAGTCCGCCCAGACCCAGCTGGACAAGATCATCAAGTCGCTCATGGCCGGCCAGGACGCGCTCATGAAGGACAACGCCTCGCTCGCCCAGGAGAAGACGAACCTCTGGGAGACGATGAAGCAGCTCTCCGAGTACGCGGTCTTCGCCCAGGAGCTGGACCGGGCCACGGTCGAGAAGATCGAGGAGGTCCGGCGCAGCGGGCAGGCCGAGCATGCGCAGCAGCTGGAGTCGGACGTGCTCTTCCCGGTGCGCCAGCGCCGGCAGGACATCCTCACCCAGCTCGCGGTCTCGGTGCAGGGCTACCTCGCGATCGACATGATCCGGAAGAACAACACCGAGCTCATCAAGGGCGTGGACCGCGCCCGGACCACGACGATCAGCGCCCTCCGCACCGCCGTGATCGTGGCGCAGGCGCTCGCCAACCAGAAGCTCGTGCTCGACCAGATCGACGCGATCAACACCACGACCAACAACATGATCCTGCGCACCTCCGAGATGCTGAAGGACCAGACCGCCCGCATCCACCAGCAGGCCTCGTCCTCCGGCGTCTCGGTCCAGACGCTCGAGAAGGCGTTCGCGAACATCTACCAGACGATGGACGCGATCGACACCTTCCGCGCGCAGGCGGCCAAGAGCATGGAGAGCACCGTGCAGGCGCTCGAGACGGGCCTCGAGAAGTCGCGGCCGTACATCGAGCGCGTGCGCCGGCAGGAAGGCAACGCGGACTAG
- a CDS encoding DUF475 domain-containing protein, whose amino-acid sequence MFLKTFGWSFGVSAVALVVAFLYGGPQALFLALVLGILEVSLSFDNAVVNARILERMNPFWQRMFLTVGVIIAVFGMRVLFPLLIVGVTAKLNPVEAVQLALAKGPIDEPGTYAYILHQAHPQIAAFGGIFLLMIFLDFMFEDRELKWLHWFEAPLAKIGRMNGASLVVGLFALGLIGQLSGPDLQGSVLMAGIFGMVTYFLVQGLGDLFDTGEEEDDAEAPEPASAARTRPTTAVQVAGKAAFMLFLYLEVIDASFSFDGVIGAFAITSDPIIIALGLGLIGAMFVRSLTVYLVRQGTLDEFEYLDHGAHWAIGALAVILLITIRTEVSEVITGLIGVVFIGAAFLGSLLRNRRKALEPEHARTA is encoded by the coding sequence GTGTTTCTGAAGACGTTCGGTTGGTCCTTCGGCGTGAGCGCTGTGGCGCTTGTCGTGGCCTTCCTCTACGGGGGGCCGCAGGCCCTCTTCCTCGCGCTCGTCCTCGGCATCCTCGAGGTGAGCCTGAGCTTCGACAACGCGGTGGTCAATGCCCGGATCCTCGAGCGCATGAACCCCTTCTGGCAGCGGATGTTCCTCACCGTCGGCGTCATCATCGCCGTGTTCGGCATGCGGGTGCTGTTCCCGCTGCTCATCGTCGGAGTCACGGCCAAGCTCAACCCGGTCGAGGCGGTCCAGCTCGCCCTCGCCAAGGGTCCGATCGACGAGCCGGGCACCTACGCCTACATCCTCCACCAGGCCCACCCGCAGATCGCGGCCTTCGGCGGCATCTTCCTGCTCATGATCTTCCTCGACTTCATGTTCGAGGACCGCGAGCTCAAGTGGCTGCACTGGTTCGAGGCGCCGCTGGCGAAGATCGGCAGGATGAACGGGGCCTCGCTCGTGGTGGGGCTCTTCGCCCTAGGCCTCATCGGCCAGCTCTCTGGCCCCGATCTGCAGGGCAGCGTCCTCATGGCCGGGATCTTCGGCATGGTGACCTACTTCCTCGTCCAGGGCCTCGGCGACCTCTTCGACACCGGCGAGGAGGAGGACGACGCCGAGGCGCCCGAGCCGGCGTCGGCGGCGAGGACTCGTCCCACCACGGCGGTCCAGGTGGCCGGCAAGGCAGCGTTCATGCTCTTCCTCTACCTCGAGGTCATCGACGCGTCGTTCTCGTTCGACGGCGTCATCGGCGCGTTCGCCATCACCTCGGACCCGATCATCATCGCCCTCGGCCTCGGCCTGATCGGTGCGATGTTCGTCCGCTCGCTCACGGTCTACCTCGTCCGCCAGGGCACCCTCGACGAATTCGAGTACCTCGACCACGGCGCCCACTGGGCCATCGGCGCCCTCGCCGTCATCCTCCTGATCACGATCCGGACCGAGGTCAGCGAGGTCATCACCGGCCTCATCGGCGTGGTCTTCATCGGGGCCGCCTTCCTGGGCTCCCTCCTGCGCAACCGGCGCAAGGCCCTCGAGCCCGAGCACGCCAGAACCGCCTGA
- a CDS encoding TerD family protein produces MGLSLQKGQGLSLTKKDGSGMTQVRLGLGWDAVEQPRKGLFGSLFGGGAAEIDLDASAILYNAGRQPLDTVFFNQLTSKDGSIRHTGDNLTGAGEGDDETIMVNLPTVNAAVEHIVFVITSYSQQTFNEVQNAFCRVVDDSAAGSPEVARYTLTEQGPTTGMIMAKLSREGAGWKFTAIGQPANGRTVGDLVGPSAAVL; encoded by the coding sequence GTGGGACTGAGCTTGCAGAAGGGGCAGGGCCTCTCGCTGACCAAGAAGGACGGGTCCGGCATGACGCAGGTCCGGCTCGGGCTGGGATGGGACGCCGTGGAGCAGCCCCGCAAGGGACTGTTCGGGAGCCTCTTCGGCGGCGGCGCGGCCGAGATCGACCTCGACGCCTCGGCCATCCTCTACAACGCCGGCCGCCAGCCGCTCGACACGGTCTTCTTCAACCAGCTCACGAGCAAGGACGGCTCCATCCGCCACACCGGGGACAACCTCACCGGTGCCGGCGAGGGCGACGACGAGACCATCATGGTCAACCTGCCCACCGTCAACGCCGCGGTCGAGCACATCGTCTTCGTCATCACCAGCTACTCCCAGCAGACCTTCAACGAAGTGCAGAACGCCTTCTGCCGGGTCGTGGACGACTCCGCCGCCGGCAGCCCCGAGGTGGCCCGCTACACCCTCACCGAGCAGGGGCCCACCACCGGCATGATCATGGCCAAGCTCTCCCGCGAGGGTGCAGGCTGGAAGTTCACGGCGATCGGGCAGCCGGCCAACGGCCGCACGGTGGGCGATCTCGTGGGCCCATCCGCCGCCGTCCTGTAG
- a CDS encoding TerD family protein codes for MATMVAGSNAALTAENPGLGGVMVAMGWQIVPSNGPQSELTSLAIVCGEDGRALSPEHLVFFNQLTTAGGGVRFTGGEEGAPGATHDQEQIDVEFGLIPAEVAKIAFLAYVDPEVRGPGTFGAVRSAYIRLARPDGSELLRFDVPELHGDRIKAMMFGELYRHRDDWKFRALGQGYENGLAGVSRDFGLDL; via the coding sequence ATGGCCACGATGGTCGCAGGCAGCAATGCCGCGCTGACGGCGGAGAACCCCGGGCTCGGCGGGGTGATGGTGGCGATGGGCTGGCAGATCGTGCCCAGCAACGGCCCGCAGTCCGAGCTCACGTCGCTCGCGATCGTCTGCGGCGAGGACGGGCGTGCCCTCTCCCCCGAGCACCTCGTCTTCTTCAACCAGCTCACGACGGCGGGCGGCGGCGTCCGCTTCACCGGCGGCGAGGAGGGGGCCCCCGGGGCGACGCACGACCAGGAGCAGATCGACGTCGAGTTCGGCCTCATCCCGGCCGAGGTCGCCAAGATCGCGTTCCTGGCCTACGTGGACCCCGAGGTGCGCGGCCCCGGGACCTTCGGCGCCGTGCGCAGTGCCTACATCCGGCTCGCCCGGCCCGACGGCTCGGAGCTCCTGCGCTTCGACGTCCCGGAGCTGCACGGGGACCGGATCAAGGCCATGATGTTCGGCGAGCTCTACCGGCACCGCGACGACTGGAAGTTCCGGGCCCTCGGCCAGGGCTACGAGAACGGCCTCGCCGGCGTCTCGCGCGACTTCGGGCTCGACCTCTGA
- a CDS encoding DUF3375 family protein, with translation MLVRLAELESLHRGPAWALTRSAPWTIAALQTAFSRNRPQVELEQFHEELDAFLEDLRAHDAASGAAPTAGAATGRSVADDWTRRRFLARRSHGGRIVYELTEAAARVLAFLDSLSSERSTLTGSRLGTLLGDVERLARETNPDTTARIEALEAEIEERLELVRAMRAGEQTGSLDDETALEAAENILDLAAGVPADFKRMRDRIEDSVGQLRNQIIEESLTRGATMAQVLEADRRLRASSEGRTFRSFTAFLDDPEQQMRFRAAISEVLSRDFADGLGHEERETLRHLVAELREANAQIQRIYGKLSESLNTYVQSDDYRQSVRLRDAIRRAEQAVRQLPYVREESGFAPAPELFGAEFESLSMVKLFDPDELAPPPRLADPISFGREDRVRSARTAKARAAALREAVDVALEAGGGRAQLGDIWSQLPAEEQHINSIRALLAHLLNRGVGFGRDAWAPLEFEQVDGTRRMAFVPQAEVTVEASGPSGEEN, from the coding sequence ATGCTGGTTCGCCTCGCCGAGCTCGAGTCGCTCCATCGGGGGCCCGCGTGGGCCCTCACCCGCTCGGCCCCGTGGACCATCGCGGCGCTGCAGACCGCGTTCTCGCGCAACCGCCCGCAGGTGGAGCTCGAGCAGTTCCACGAGGAGCTCGACGCCTTCCTCGAGGACCTCCGGGCGCACGATGCCGCGTCGGGGGCTGCCCCCACCGCCGGCGCGGCGACCGGCCGCTCCGTGGCCGACGACTGGACCCGCCGCCGCTTCCTCGCCCGCCGCTCGCACGGCGGACGGATCGTGTACGAGCTCACCGAGGCCGCGGCCCGCGTGCTCGCGTTCCTCGACTCGCTCTCCTCCGAACGGTCGACGCTGACCGGTTCGCGCCTCGGCACGCTCCTCGGCGACGTGGAGAGGCTCGCCCGCGAGACCAACCCGGACACGACCGCGAGGATCGAGGCCCTCGAGGCCGAGATCGAGGAGCGGCTCGAGCTCGTGCGGGCCATGCGCGCCGGGGAGCAGACCGGAAGCCTCGATGACGAGACGGCCTTGGAGGCCGCCGAGAACATCCTCGACCTTGCCGCCGGCGTCCCGGCCGACTTCAAGCGCATGCGGGACCGCATCGAGGACTCGGTGGGCCAGCTGCGCAACCAGATCATCGAGGAGTCGCTGACCAGGGGCGCCACGATGGCCCAGGTCCTCGAGGCGGACCGGCGCCTGCGCGCCTCCAGCGAGGGCCGCACCTTCCGCTCGTTCACGGCGTTCCTGGACGACCCCGAGCAGCAGATGCGCTTCCGGGCGGCGATCTCCGAGGTGCTCTCGCGCGACTTCGCGGACGGGCTCGGCCACGAGGAGCGCGAGACCCTGCGCCACCTCGTCGCGGAGCTGCGCGAGGCCAATGCCCAGATCCAGCGCATCTACGGCAAGCTCTCGGAGAGCCTGAACACCTACGTCCAGAGCGACGACTACCGCCAGTCCGTCCGCCTGCGCGACGCGATCCGCCGCGCGGAGCAGGCGGTCCGCCAGCTTCCGTACGTCCGCGAGGAGTCGGGGTTCGCGCCCGCCCCCGAGCTGTTCGGCGCCGAGTTCGAGTCCCTGTCCATGGTCAAGCTCTTCGACCCGGACGAGCTCGCGCCCCCGCCTCGGCTCGCGGATCCCATCTCCTTCGGCCGGGAGGACCGCGTCCGGTCCGCCCGCACCGCCAAGGCGCGGGCCGCAGCCCTGCGCGAGGCGGTGGACGTGGCCCTCGAGGCCGGGGGAGGCCGGGCGCAGCTGGGCGACATCTGGTCCCAGCTGCCCGCCGAGGAGCAGCACATCAACTCGATCCGCGCGCTCCTCGCCCACCTGCTCAACCGGGGGGTGGGCTTCGGCCGGGACGCCTGGGCGCCGCTGGAGTTCGAACAGGTCGACGGGACGCGGCGCATGGCCTTCGTCCCACAGGCGGAAGTGACCGTGGAGGCCTCGGGGCCCTCCGGGGAGGAGAACTGA
- a CDS encoding HpcH/HpaI aldolase/citrate lyase family protein yields the protein MLHYSYLTASTRERLFARRPRELGPDSGAEALAVGLGATLYTPGTRPGLAEGILRRARSGCTSTVLCLEDAVPDSAVESAEDNVAGALAELAGLDAPARARTLPLLFVRPRSPEQLLALGRRLGDAAGVLTGFVLPKFENASGRAERFLEALEQLNAELSLQAPLRAMPIIEHPVTTHRESRPEALIAVRDLLEAHRELILSVRIGATDIASAYGLRRSRDLTIYHVAVVAEVIADVVGILGRADGGWVISGPVWEHYTNTERILRPLLRATPFDAANSGVLREQLLGANLDGLLREIELDLANGLLGKTVIHPSHVPLVHALHVVAHDEYLDAVDIMAAEGGGAVASRSGVRMNEAKPHRAWARRTLLRADAFGVARPDVTFVDLLEASMK from the coding sequence GTGCTGCACTACTCGTACCTCACCGCGAGCACCCGCGAGCGGCTCTTCGCCCGCCGGCCCCGCGAGCTCGGCCCCGACAGCGGCGCGGAGGCCCTCGCCGTCGGCCTCGGCGCCACGCTCTACACGCCCGGCACCCGGCCGGGCCTCGCCGAGGGAATCCTGCGCCGCGCCCGCTCCGGCTGCACGAGCACCGTGCTGTGCCTCGAGGACGCCGTTCCCGACTCGGCCGTGGAGAGCGCCGAGGACAACGTGGCCGGGGCCCTGGCCGAGCTCGCCGGACTCGACGCGCCGGCCCGGGCGCGGACGCTGCCGCTGCTGTTCGTGCGGCCCCGCTCCCCCGAACAGCTGCTCGCCCTCGGCCGGCGGCTCGGGGACGCGGCGGGCGTCCTCACGGGCTTCGTGCTGCCCAAGTTCGAGAACGCCTCGGGCCGCGCGGAGCGTTTCCTCGAAGCCCTCGAGCAGCTCAACGCCGAGCTCTCGCTGCAGGCGCCCCTGCGGGCCATGCCCATCATCGAGCATCCCGTGACCACGCACCGCGAGAGCCGGCCGGAGGCCCTGATCGCGGTCCGCGACCTGCTCGAGGCCCACCGCGAGCTCATCCTGTCGGTGCGGATCGGGGCGACGGACATCGCCTCCGCCTACGGGCTGCGCCGCTCGCGCGACCTGACCATCTACCACGTGGCCGTGGTCGCGGAGGTGATCGCCGACGTCGTGGGCATCCTCGGCCGGGCCGACGGCGGGTGGGTCATCTCGGGCCCCGTCTGGGAGCACTACACCAACACCGAGCGGATCCTGCGGCCCCTCCTGCGCGCGACCCCCTTCGACGCGGCCAACTCGGGCGTGCTGCGCGAGCAGCTGCTCGGCGCGAACCTCGACGGGCTCCTGCGGGAGATCGAGCTCGACCTCGCCAACGGCCTGCTCGGCAAGACCGTGATCCACCCCTCCCACGTCCCGCTCGTGCACGCGCTCCACGTCGTGGCGCACGACGAGTACCTCGATGCCGTGGACATCATGGCCGCCGAGGGCGGCGGGGCGGTGGCGTCCCGCTCGGGCGTGCGGATGAACGAGGCCAAGCCCCACCGGGCCTGGGCGCGCCGCACCCTCCTGCGCGCCGACGCGTTCGGCGTCGCCCGCCCGGACGTGACCTTCGTGGACCTGCTGGAAGCGAGCATGAAATGA